From the Anaerolineae bacterium genome, the window TTTTTACCTGGCTGCTGATACCTCGACTCAAGAAATTCTTTATACAGAAACCTTTGCCGGCAACACGGTGGGGGATTATCAAAAGCGCACCTTCTCCTTTCCGTCAATTACTAACTCCGCGGGATGTACCTTTTTTTTCTTTCTCTCTTCCCCAACTGCCACTCCCGATAAGGCCATTACGGCCAGGGGTTATTCCAGTTCACCCATTGATTATTATCCAAACGGCAGCGCTTTTGTGGGAGAGTTGGAGAATCTGCAACAGTTCCAGGCCGATTTTGCCTTTAAGGCTACCTGTGACCTTAGTTTGGCTGAAAAGATACAGGCCGTATTTACTAAATTTTGAGAAGCCGGTTTTCCCGGCTATTGTCTCGTTCCCAAACTGAATTTGGGAACGAGAAGAAGAACCTGTCCTCAATTTTGGTTGTTGGCCGATTCTGTTTCAAGAAAATTATTTTTCATCAGCCATTGGAACAATGTTTCCGCCGCCACCCGATTGCCCTCAACAGTCCAATGTCCTTCGCCAATAAAATACAAGGGGACGCGGGCGTTAGCGGCTGAGTAGTCAACCATGGGAGTAGTCAAATCAAGATAGGCTATATCGTGGCGATCAAAAAACTCGGCCAGCCGGTGATTGGGACGGTCAACTTGCGCTTCGGCCAGGGTGGGATTGTCTCTTAAAAAAATTTCCCACTCTGCCGGTGACAGCACCGCCAACTGGACGACCGGCCAGGGACTAATGAGGGCTATGGCAAACCGGGCGCCATCGGCCTCAACTTCTTGTTGTAATTGGACCAAGGTGGCCTGGGTAATTTGATACGCTTGCTCTAACTCAAATTCCTCGTGGGGCAAGTAGAGCGCCGTATAGAAAAGGGGATAGTTTTGTCCAAATTGTTCACGGGGCCAATGGGCCACGAGGAGCGGTTCGATTTGTTGGTACAGGCGGGAGTGCTGGTAGAGCGCGCCCATTCCCTGGATCAGGGTGCGCCGTAAGAGTGAGCAATTGTTCTGTAGCCTGCTAAAGCCAGGGGCGTAGGTCAGGGGAGTGGGGTTCAGTTCGTTGTCGCACAGAGCAAGGTAGGGGGCGTAGCAGTTAAATCCTTTTATGGTCAGGGCGTTGCCGGGCAGGTTGTCGGCCAGGTCGTTGCCGATGAAAAACATCAGTACCACCAGGTCCGGGTTATAATAACGTCCCTGTTCCCGGTAGTAGACCAGTTGTTGATTGGTGCCCCAGTTGACCACTCCGCCGCTAATTACCTCAAAGTTTTCTTCCCCCTGCCCCTGGTTGTTGAGCAGGTCTTCCAGAACCTGGTGGGTGGTTTGAGTTTCGTCCACCTGAAGGGCGTGCGTAAAAGAGTCGCCCAACACCAGGATACGAAAGGTATGGGGCGATTTTTCCAGGGCATGTTCGGTATCGTGCATGCCCAGCGAGTTAAAGGTCAATTCCTCTTGATATTGCTCGCTCTCGATGACGCCGTGAAAGTGCGGCGTGCCGATCCAGCCGTAAGTAGGATGACAGGTAAAAAATTGCCCGGTGTCTACACTGTAGGGCGGCGGCAGCAGCAGGCGAACCGCCAACTCAAGTAACAAGGTGGTGATGCACACACTGGTTAGGGCCAACAAAATACCGGCCGATATTCTTCTGGCCCGCGAAAATTTAAATTTTGTAGATGAGGTCAATGGCATTATCTCCTGGTGATCTCAATATCTCTTAGCCACAAAAAATCGTCGCCCGGTTGGCCGGCCCCGCCGGTTATTTTTAGGCGTTCCAGCGTGTCGGCCCGGTACAGGCCGATGATCAAGGGGTAGTGTCCCGGCGGCGTTTCCGGGTTGACCGGCAGGCGGAATTGACCCATCCCTCGCTGCCCGGCTCGCCAGATGGAGGTGGGCAGGCGGCAGGCTGGGTCGTCGTCTTGCTGGCCCCACAGGGTTGCGCCGTCGGTCAAATGAACAAAAGCCCGGTAATCCCTGCCCGGATTTTCCAGGGCCTGCCAGTATAGATCAAGATAAAGGGTTTCGCCAGCGGCAACAGTGGTCGTGGGCAGGTTATACCCCACAAACTTGATGGCCGAACCAAATTGAGCATCCCCTTTTTGGGTTGGTTCGGCTTGTTGGGCAAATTGGAGCGGGGTGGCCAGTTGGTCAAAAGTATCTTCGTACTTTTCCAGGGGGTAAACAGGTGAATTGATCAGAGTTTCTGCCTGCTTGGAGAAGATGCGCAGGCGAACTTCGCCCTCTCGTTGCACTTGCCCTGTTTCAACGTATTCGGTAGAGGGCGGCTCGTCCCCGGTAGAGCGAACAAAAAAATGGGCCGGGGTATTGTAACAAGAGCGAGCCTGGCCATAGTTGTACCAGATGGGAATAATAAAATCCTCGTTTATGCTGCGAAAGTCGCCGGAAAAGTGACCTTGCGCCCGCAGGGCGCCAATTGTTTTCCAGCCTTCACGTTTGGGGTAGCCAAAATAGGTTCTTGGTTGGGGCAAGTCGTCGTAAATCATTTCCCAGTTTGAGGATTCCCATTGCGTTTGCAGCCTGGAAAAAGACGTTTCAGTTTGTAGAAAAACGGCAACATTATAAACCACAACCAGAGTCACCAGCAGAACACCGATGATTAATCCAAAAACTTTAGCCGCAAGGCCCAGCATTGAAGGAGGACTTGTCGTCAAAATGTTTGTCCCTTTGTCCTCACGCCGCCAGCCTGTCGTTTTGCCGGTCAGAATAGCCCAGCCTGCCCCGGCCAGTAGCGCCGCGCCGGGGTAAATAATGTAAAGATGCGTGCGCGGATCGTCTACCAAAAAAACGTAGCCGATAAAGGGCAGGCCAACCATGAGCCAGGCTGTTCTGCTCTCAAGGGAGGGAGAAAGCCAGATATAGATCAGGCCCAGCAACAGCCAGGGTAATCCGGCCAGGCTCGATGAACCGCTCTGCCAAACTTCTGGTCGCCACAGGGTAGACCCGCCTAAAAGCGCCAGACCCAGCGCCGCCCAGCGCCATTTTTGGGCAAAACCCAACGTCTGCCCAACGGCAAAACTGAGCAGGCCCAGGGCCACCAGCGGCAAGTAAAAGTGAGAACTATAATCTTGGTCCAGTCGCCGCAATAGCTTGAGGTTGTTGTAAAGGAAACCCGGCTTAACGCGCGATTCGGCCAGGTAGGAAACAGTATGCTCAAATTCAGGATCAAGCAGGTAAGGGATGTAAAAAGCGGCCAATAGAGCCAGAAAAAGAAGTACTGCCAGAACCGTGACGGCCTTGCTGGGTTGCTCTTTTATTTGCCTGTTCAGGTTAAGCCAAATCAAGTAGCCCGCAGCCGGCAGCAACAGCAGCGCGTCGAAATGAGCCAGCAGACAGGCGGCCAGCAGGATGGCGGCCGGAATTTGCAGACGGGGTTGGTTCTCTTGCCAGGCCAGGTAGAGACAATAAATTGCCAGCGGCCCCAAGAAAAAGATGAGGGCCTGGTATTGCACCATCCGCCCAAAACCAATGGCGTAGCCATTGACCGCCCACAGCAGCCCGGCGATGAGGCCCGCCGGCCAGTTGAACCAGCGCCGCCCCATGAAAAAGAGAGTAGTTGCGCTCAAGATGCTGCTGAAGGCAAAGGGGAAGCGGGCCAGAGTTTCGTCAAGGCGGCCGGTCAGCAACCAAAAGGAGACCGGCGTAAGCATCTGCGCCGGGCCTTTGCGGTGCAAAAAGAGGGCGTAATCTTCGCCTTGCAGCAGGCGCACGCCCAGCATCAGGGCTTCGGCTTCGTCCTCGTGAAATTCGGCGTAGCCTAACCGGGGCAGGCGCAGCGCGGCGGCCAAAATCACCAGGGCCACAAAGATCAAGGTGAAATTTCGGGCAACAGGAGAGCGAGTGCCGCCGCGCTGCCGCCAAATAATGATCAAGCCCCCGCCGATGAGCACATTGTTGATGATAAGTAATTGGCTGTCGGTGAGAGGGCCGGGCAGGTAAACGGCCAGCATCGCGGCCAGCGTGGTCAGGGCCAGGGACAATCCAATCGCCAGCACCAGGCGTTCGGCCATATCATCCAACCGCACCGAAAAAGCTTGCAGCCAGACCCAACCAGACAAAAAGGCCAGCAAAATCAGGACTGCGGCATAGCGTAATTCTGGAGGGATTGGTTTGATCATTATCAAGCTATTGCCGACAATGAGCAAGACCAGTGGCCAGATATAGAATTGTCTGAGTTTGGACAAAACAGGCACAGTTTGCTCTGAGTTTGTGGGTTGGTGTAAAAAATTAATGGCTCTTCATCCAGATTACACCATCTTATCCAAAATAGCTGCTTTGGCAAACAGCTTGTCAAATGAAATTACCTTGGAGAAAATTGACTAATCCGCCTGATTCGATAAGCTAAGAATTGAAAATCAATTAACTTATCCCATTCGACGGGAGATTAGGACTGGCGTGAAGGAGATTGGAGATTTCAGGTCAATAATCTCTCCCTCTCTGATCTCCAATTTTCAAATAGAGAAGTTATTTGAGCGCCGTTCCTAAGAAGCTATGGTACCACCCCAAACAACCCGCTTTTTCTTAATTGTCATCACGCTCTTTAGCTTTTGCCTTCGGCTCTGGGGCATTCAATTTGGCCTGCCATTTGCTTACCACCCCGACGAACAGCAATACATTCTGCCCGCCATCGGCGTTGTTTCCGGAAATTTTCAACCCCTGGCCTACTATAATCCAACCCTGTACCCTTATTTTATTGGCGTGGTCTACACCTTAACTTACGCGGGCCTAAAACTTTTTAACGCTTTCCCCGCTTTTTTTGACTTGAACGCCGCCTGGAGCGAGCCGATGTTGCCCTGGATTACCGGCCTGGTGTACCTGGCCCGTTACACCAGTGTGGCGATGGGCGTTTTGACCACCTTAATGGTTTATCATTTGGGCCGGCGCGCCTACAGCCGCGAAACCGGCCTGGGCGCGGCCATCATTTTTGGCCTGGCTTTTCTCCCGGCCCGAGAAGCCCATTTTGCCGTAAGCGACGCGCCGGTGGCCCTGGGCGCGGCCGTAACCCTCTATTTTTGCCTCAACATTGTCAAACGCGCTCATCCATCTGATTATTTATGGGCGGGTCTAACCTTGGGCCTCTCCGCCGCCACCAAATATTCAGCCGGATTATTGGCGCTGCCGTTGGGCGCGGCCCATCTCCTCAGTCAAAGGTATCAACATTGGCCGGAGCGCCTCCGCCGGCTCTGGTTGGTTGGGCTGGCCGGTTTAATAGCGATTGCCAGCTATTTGCTGGTTTCCCCCTACACGTTGTGGCAACGAGAAGAATTTTGGGCCGATTTCAGTGAAAATCTTCAGTCGGCGCAAACCGGCTTTTTGGGGCTTGATCTCGATCCGGCTGGCGGAGCATTTTTTTATCTAAAAGGCTTGATCTGGGGATTTGGTTGGCCGCTGTTTGTGCTTTTCCTGGTCGCCGGGTTATTTGCCCTGTGGCGACATCGCCGCGCCGACTTGGTGTTGTTCGCCTTGCCCCTCATCGGTTTTTTCTATTTACAGCGACAAGAAATGTACTTTGTGCGCTGGTTAACGCCGCTACTCCCGCCAATGGCCGTATTGGCTGCCGAAACAATTTGGGTGGGGGTCAAACGGTGGAGCTTTTCCACCTTGTTGCGTTTCGTTCAGAATGATCCCTGGCCCAAGTTTCTGGGGTTACTGGTTATGCTTTTGTTGACCCTCCCCTCAACCTACGTGGCCTTATGCGCCGATCATGTTTTTAGCCAGCTCGACACCCGCACGGAGGCTTTGCATTGGATTAGTCAAAATATTCCGCCGGGTAGTAACCTGGCCGCCGCCGTGCTCGCGCCGCCGTGGGGGCCGCCCCTGGCCATGCCCGGTCTGAAAATTGGCCCTTATAACTTTGTCCCTGTGCCTGACGGGGGAGTAGCCGAGGTAGACCTCCAGCAATACCGGGCCTGGGGCGTGCAATACGTTATCGCCAGCAGTTTTCATTATGCCCGTCCTCTGCGCGATAAAGCTCACCAGGCGCAACTGGCCGCCCGTATGCAGGCCCTGGATGAAAATGCCGCACTCATCGCCCTTTTTCAACCCTACGTGGCTGAATATGACGGCTTTTTTTACCATGACCAGGTTTTTGGCCCGGCCGATGATACCCTCTATCGCCGCCGGCCGGGGCCGATTATCAAAATTTATCGTTTGCCATAACCGGGGTGAAAGAAAGATGTCAGTAGTCGTGATTATGCCCGCCTATAACGCCGCCCAAACCTTAGCAGTTACTTATGAAAGCATTCCCAGGGAAGTGGTGGATAAAGTGATCTTAACAGACGACGTTAGTGAAGATGAAACCGTGGAGATTGCCCGCAAGCTGGGCTTAAAAACCATAATTCACGTGCAAAACAAGGGCTATGGCGGCAATCAAAAAACCAGTTACCTGGAGGCGCTTAAGGAGGGGGCGACCATTGTGGTGATGCTGCACCCCGACAACCAATACGACGCCACCCGGATTCCCGCGCTCATTGAGCCAATCCGGCGTGGCGCGTATGATATGATGATTGGCTCCCGCTTTCTGGGCCGGGACACTCTGAAAGGAGGCATGCCGTTTTATAAATTCATCGGCAACCGTTTTTTGACCTGGTTGGAAAATTTGGTGCTGGGCCAGAACCTGAGCGAATATCATTCCGGTTTCAGGGCCTATAGCCGCCAGTTTTTAACCACTATCCCCTTTGTGCTCAATTCCAATGATTTTGTTTTTGACAGCGAGGTTTTGGCCCAGGCCACTGCCTTTAATTTCAAAATTGGCGAAATTGCTGTGCCCACCCGCTACTTCAAAGAGGCCTCCTCCATCAATTTCAAACGCAGCACGGTTTACGGCCTATCCACCGTGTGGACGATGGCCAAATTTTTGCTTTTCAAAATGGGCCTGTCCAAAAGCCCCCAATTTACCAAAACCTTGCCCCAGGTCATTAGTCGTTATCATTGGGCCGAAATTGAAAAGGGCGCATAACTGGCCGCCTACCTCAAACTGACGTATCCTCATGCCTTTCCCTGCTTCTGCTCTGCGCGGCTTCGTGGTATACTAAAGCTATGCACGTCATCGTCACTCATCCCAACGCAGATTTCGACGCCATCGCTTCCTTGCTGGGCGCATGGCGGCTTTACCCTGACGCTGCGCCGGTGTTGCCCAACACGGTCAACCGGAACGTGCGAGATTTTATTACCCTCTATGAAAATCAGCTACCCTTTGTGCGCCTGAGCGAATTGGAGCGCAAACCGATCAGCCGGGTTACCCTGGTTGATACGCAGCAGCCACCTACTCTCAAAGGGGTGGGGCCAGACACGCCTCTGCATATCATTGACCATCACGAACTGCACCAACGCCCTGCCCCGGCTACAACCGTCAGCCTGGCCGATACCGGCGCCACCGCCACCCTGCTGGTTGAACAAATCCGCAAGGCCTCTCTACCGCTCTCGTCAATCGAGGCCACCCTGTTTTTGTTGGGCATCTACGAAGACACCGGCTCGCTGACCTACGCCAATACCACCCCCCGCGACCTGCAAGCCGCTTCCTGGTTGTTGTCGGAAAAAGGCGCGCGCCTTGACATCATGCGCGAGTATCTCAATTACGCCATGAGTGACGCCCAAAAACTATTATATGAGCAGTTGGTGGAAAACCTGGAAACCCGTACCACCCACGGCCACACCGTTATCATTGGCCTGGCCAGTATTGACCGTTACGTGGAAGAAGTGAGCACCTTGGCGCATCGTTTGCGCGACTTATACCAGCCGGAAGCCCTGTTTATTTTCATTGAGATGAGCGACCATGTGCAGATGGTGGCTCGTTCCACCAGCGAGGCCATTGATGTAGCCCATATCGCCGAGTTTTTTGGCGGCGGCGGTCATCCCCGGGCCGCGGCGGCGCTCATTAAAGAAAAATCGCTGCCCGACCTGCGTAAAGAGCTGCTCAAATTGCTGGAACTGGAAGTGCAGCCGGCCACCACCGTGGCCCAGGTAATGTCCAGGGGCGCACGTACCCTGGCCCCTACTCACACGGTGCGCCACGCCGCCGAAATGATGAACCGTTACGGCCACGAGGGTTTTCCGGTAGTTGATCCAAACACGGGCCAAATTGTGGGCGTGCTCTCGCGCCGGGAAATTGACAAAGCTTGCCGCCACCGGCTGGAAGGCGCGGTTATCAGCCAGTTCATGAAAAAAGGTGAGTTTTTTGTCACGCCCGCCGATGGCATTGACGCCGTGCAAAAGCTGATGACCGAACAGGGTATCGGCCAGGTGCCGGTGCTCAACCACTCCGGCGGCGAAGTGATGGGCATTGTCACCCGCACCGATTTGATCAACCTGTGGCAGATGGCCAACGGCGAAGCGCCGGCGGCGCCCAACCTCACCCCGCAATTAGAAGAAGCCCTCTCGCCGCCACTGCTGCAATTATTGCGCGAGGCTGGCGAGTTGGCCGTGGGCCAGGGCGACACCCTCTATCTGGTGGGCGGGTTTGTGCGCGACCTGCTGCTGACCATGTTGGCCGAGGATGACGACGCGGCCAAAGCCAGGGTCAGCCCGCGCTTTGATCTGGATTTGGTGGTGGAAGGGGACGCCATTATGCTGGCGCGGCAGCTGAGCGAACGGCGTGGCGGGCGAGTCCACAGCCATAGCCGTTTTGGCACGGCTAAATGGATTTTGGCCGACCCTATTCCTTTTGCTCCGCCTTCCGGCGACAACAGGGCCACGCTGGCCTCGCTTGACTTTGTGACCGCCCGCACCGAATTCTATCGCCATCCCTCGGCTTTGCCGGAAGTGGAGCAAAGTTCCATCCGGCAAGACCTGCATCGCCGTGATTTTACCATCAATACCCTGGCCCTGCGCCTGGCCCCCGACTGTTTTGGCGAATTGCTTGACTTTTACGGCGGCCAGAACGATCTGGAGGTACGGCTCATCCGGGTACTGCATAGTCTCAGTTTTGTGGAAGACCCCACCCGCATGCTGCGCGCCGCCCGGCTGCTGGCTCGTTTGGAGTTTACCCTGGAAGAGCGCACCGCCGAATTATTAAAAAATGCCCTGGACCTGCTCCGCCGGGTTAGCGGCGAGCGTATTTTTAACGAATTGGCCTTGATTTTTCGGGAAAGGCATCCCGAAAAAGCTTTGGGGGAACTCGACCGGCTGGGGATTTTAGCGGCTATTCATCCCGGTCTGCTGGTTGACGAGTGGCTCATCGAGCGGGTGAAGCTGTTGCGTCACCTGGCCGAAACGCCCTGGGCTGAAATCACACCTGATACGGCGCACTATTTGGGTTTGATGTCCTTTTGGCTGGCCGGCGACGAGTTGGCCGAATTGATGCAGCGCCTGAACCTGCGTTCCGACCAGCGGGCGATGCTCAACAGCGCCTATCAAATCAGGTCGAATCGCGCGGCCATTGCCGGAGCCAAAAAAGCCAGCCGTCTCTATCAACACCTGGCCTCCACCTCCGACGACGCCCGGCTGATTGCCTGGCTGGCCCTGCAAGGCGAGGATGACGCGGTGTGCCGGCAACTGGCCCGTTTCCAGACCGAGCTACGCGATGTGACGCCAGTGATTGACGGCAACTATCTGCGGCAAGAATTCCAACTCCAGCCCGGCCCTCTCTACCGGGTCATTCTGGAAACTCTCCGTAATGCGCGGCTGGATGGCCTGGTGTCCACCCTGGCCAATGAACGGGCGCTGGTGGATCAGCTACTATCCGAACAGAGGTGATGAATGAAAACATTAGGCATTGTTGTCCCCATTGTAACCCCCTGCACCCGTACCGGCGAACCGGATTTGGACGGTTTCAGGGCTGTCTGTCATTACGTTTTGGGTGCAGGTTGTCATAGTATTTTTGTGGGCGGCAGCACGGGGCGAGGTCCCTGGTTTAGCCGCCGCGACCGGGCCGGGGTCTGCCGGGCGGCAGCCGACTTTATTGGCCCCGATACGCCCTTGCTGGCCGGCTGTATGGCGACCGGACTGGACGATATGTTAGAAAATGCCCGGGCGATGGCTGACGCCGGCGCTCACCTTGCCGTGGCAACGGCGCCGGGATATTTTGATTACAGCCAGGCGGAAATAGAAACCATCCTTACGAAATTTGCCGATGCCAGCCCCCTGCCTGTGGTAATCTATGATATTCCGGTATTTGCCAAAGTGAAACTGGATTGGGAAATGGTGCAGCGCCTGGCCCGCCATGAAAATATCATTGGGTTCAAGGATTCCAGCGGCGACTTCAGCCGCTTCAAATCCCCCGTCAGGCTTGTGGATGAAATTCCCGATTTCCAGTTGCTGCAAGGTAAAGAGAGATCTTTGGTTGATTCCCTGCTGGCCGGGGCAAAGGGCTTTGTCGTCAGTATGGTCCAGGTTGATGCCCGACCGTACGTGGCCCTTTATCACGCTGTGCAGGCTAAAGAAATAGCGCCGGCTCACCGGCTTCAGGCCGCCGCCAGCCGGGCGATGGACCTGTTTGATCAGGTGATAGCGCAGCGACCGGCCACCTCAACGCTATTTCATTTCCTCAATTGGGCCTTGCAACATCGCCATATCTGTAACAACATTCTGTTGCCCCACGAGGGTGATTGTCCCCAGATGATTAGTGATATGGCCGGTCAGACAATTAGAATTTACGAGGAGGCGATCCAAACAGTTCAGAGCCGGGGTGGCTGAGCGCGTTCCTTTAAATCCCCGCCACTTTACTCCGCCGCTCCAGCAACACTACATCTCGCCACACGCCGTTCATCTGGCCAATCCGTTCTCTGACGCCCACTTCTCGAAAGCCGCAGGCTTGGTGCAACGTAAGGCTGGCGATGTTTTCGGGAAAAATGCCTGCTTGCAGCGTCCATATTCCGGCCCGTTCCGATTCGGCAATCAAGGCTTGCAGCAGCGCCTTGCCGATACCCTGCCCCCTGGCTGCCGCCGCCAGGTAAATGCTCACCTCGGCCACGCCCCGGTAAACAAACCGCCGCGACACCGGACTCAAGGCCGCCCAACCCACCACCAACCCATTGCTTTTGGCCACCAGCCGGCAATCCGGCAAGTGGTTTTTATCCCACGCCGCCCAATCAGGGACCTTTGTTTCAAAGGTGGCCTGGCCCGTATCCAGCCCCTCCCGGTAGATGGCTTGCACGGTTGGCCAGTCTTCTGGGGGGTGCATTTTTTCTGTAGTGAAGTTCATGATTTTTTACCTGGGTTGGGAACCATAAAGTTCGGCCAGACGCGTTTCCACTTCCGGCAAGCTGGGGATGCTTTCCATGCCCCTTTTTTTAACGGAGAGTGAGGCGCAGGCATTGGCAAATTGGGCGGCCTGGATAAAATTTCTGGTTTCATAGTACCGGATAAAAAAAGCGGCGGCAAAGATGTCGCCGGCGCCGGTGGGGTCAACCTCCACTTCAGGCTCAACCGGCACGTGGGTCTCCTGTCCTTGATAATACACCCGGCAGCCCTCCGGCCCTACTGTTTCCACGCCCACTTGGGCCGAGTTGAGAAAATGAGCCAGAGCAGCGCGGTCGCCAAACACATCGGCCAGGCTGAGCACCAACACGTCAATTTTTGAGAGCCAGGTTTCCAGGTGGGGGTGGGGTTGGTAGATCACTTGGTAGGCGGCGTCCTGGCCTCGCAGCCAGCCCTGCATGGTAACGCACACCAAACTATTCGGAAACCGGCCGCACAGCGTGGGCGACAACTCCTGGGCCAGGGGAGCCAGGTGGACAAGGGGCGCGTTGCGCCAGGCCGGGGGCACATCTTGGAGCGATAACGAGGCGCTGCTGGCCAGCCATTTCTGCTGCCGGACGCCATGTTGATAGGTATTTTCAAAGGTAGTGCTTTGACCGGCAGGGATAGTGCTGAGGGTAATGCCCTCTAAGGCGGCCAGGGAGGGCAGGTCGGGGCCGTAACTGGTTACGGCGGCAGTGTGGCAGCCCAATTTGTGGGCGGTCAAGGCCGAGTAGCTGCAGGTCCCACCCAGGATAGCCCCGGTGGGCGTATTGTCTCTGGCTACGTGACCGATGATGAGATAGGTGGGGATAGGCTTGTACACCATGCATCAACCTGAAGTGGAATTGGCGTAGGCTTGAAACAATCGCTCCGGCGCATTATGGGGCACAATCACGTTGAGGGCCAGGGGCGCCACCTCAATTTCTATGGGTGTGGCCCCAATGGGGTCGGCGTCAACGTGTACGGGCAAGGTCTCTTTGGTTGACAGGCGCAGGCGCGTGGTCCGGTACAGGTGAAAATCGGGGTCTTTGACGTGCTGCCTGAAGGTAAGGCCAAGCACGTGTTTGATGGTTGAGGGCCAGCGATGGCCGCTCATCACCGCCACGTCCAGCAGGCCATCGTCCATTTTGGCTTCCGGGGCAATGCGCCAGAGCCGGCCGTAAAGCTGGCCGTTGCTGGCCAGGGCCATTAAAACTCTCTGTTTTTCGGTGCCGTTATCTGTGGTAATGGTGGCCTGGGTGCCCATAAAGTCAAACGTAACCATCAGGCCGGCTACCACCCAACTGGCGTAGTTTAGCTCGCGCACGGGCGTAGAAGGTGATTTGGCCTGGGTAATGGCCGCGTCCAGGCCAATGCCGCACCACATCAAAAAGTAACGGCTGGCGCCATTGGCCAAATGCAAACGCCCCAAATCTATCCGGCGGCGACGGCCGGCCATAATGAGTTTGACCGCCTCGGTGACGGCGTCAAAGTGAAGGGGACTCCAGATGGGGATACCTAAATCAGCGGCGTAAACATTGCCCGTCCCCGCCGGCACTACGGCCAGGGCGGTATTTGTGCCGGCCAGTCCATTACAAACCTCATTTATTGTGCCGTCGCCGCCCACGGCCACGGCCACCTCAAAGCCGGCCGCGGCGGCCTGTCGGCTTACCTGAATCCCGTCGTCCTTTGCTTTTGTTTCAACACGTTCAACTTTACAGCCCTGTTTTGCCAGTTGGTTTGCCGCTTTGACCACCTGTTTTTGAAATGTGCTGCCCACCCCGCCGGCGGCGGGATTAACAATAAAGCAAACTTTCACCCCTCGCCTCCGGCCTGTTGTTTTTTAAAGTCCACAAAACGGTAGCCGATGCCCCGTTCGGTTAAAATATAGCGGGGATTGGCCGGGTCCGGCTCAATTTTTTGGCGCAGGTAGGTGATGTAAAGCCGCACATATTGGCTTTCGTCTTGGTACTCAAACCCCCATACTTTAGAAAGAATGGTTTCATGGCTAAGGGTGTAGCCTGCGTTTTGCACCAGGTGGTAAAGCAGGCGGTATTCGGTGGGGCGGAGTTTGATGGGCTTTCCGTCCACGTATACCTGCCGGTGATTGAAGTCAATCTGGAGATAATCGTCTACTTTAACCCATGATCTGCTGCCGGGGCCAGGCGAATCCATTTCGGTGCGGCGCAAGACGGCCTTGATGCGGCTGGCTAATTCGCGGGGGCTGAAGGGTTTGGTTACGTAATCGTCTGCGCCCAGTTCCAGCCCTTTTACCTTGTCTTCTTCTTCATCGCGCACGGTCAGCATGATCACCGGCACGGTTGAGGTTTCCCGGATGATGTGCAGCGTTTCAAAGCCGTCCAGGTCCGGCATCATCACGTCCAGCAGCACCAGGTCGGGCAAGTCTTCGCGCACCCGGTTTATGGCTTCCAGGCCGTTGCTGGCTTCAATAACCCGGTAGCCTTCCAGTTCAAGATTCATCTGCATAAAACGCCGCATGCGGGCTTCGTCGTCGGCAATTAAAATCAGTTTTGTGTCTTCTTTAGCCATAATTATCTGCCTTCCAATAACGACCAACGACGAATGACCAACGAGCCACGAATAATCAAGTTCGTCCTTCGTTGTTCGCCATCTTTTGTTCGTGCCTTGAGGGAACCAATTTACACTTTGGGTCGTCTTATCTGCAACAGGCGCACACCTAATATTATCTAAAGGAGATGAAAGATGTCAATTCTTAAGACAACCCATAGAATAGTACGCAGTCTTGTTTTGTTGGTTTCAGTAGTATTCCTTATCTCCGCTTGC encodes:
- a CDS encoding diacylglycerol kinase family lipid kinase, producing the protein MKVCFIVNPAAGGVGSTFQKQVVKAANQLAKQGCKVERVETKAKDDGIQVSRQAAAAGFEVAVAVGGDGTINEVCNGLAGTNTALAVVPAGTGNVYAADLGIPIWSPLHFDAVTEAVKLIMAGRRRRIDLGRLHLANGASRYFLMWCGIGLDAAITQAKSPSTPVRELNYASWVVAGLMVTFDFMGTQATITTDNGTEKQRVLMALASNGQLYGRLWRIAPEAKMDDGLLDVAVMSGHRWPSTIKHVLGLTFRQHVKDPDFHLYRTTRLRLSTKETLPVHVDADPIGATPIEIEVAPLALNVIVPHNAPERLFQAYANSTSG
- a CDS encoding response regulator transcription factor translates to MAKEDTKLILIADDEARMRRFMQMNLELEGYRVIEASNGLEAINRVREDLPDLVLLDVMMPDLDGFETLHIIRETSTVPVIMLTVRDEEEDKVKGLELGADDYVTKPFSPRELASRIKAVLRRTEMDSPGPGSRSWVKVDDYLQIDFNHRQVYVDGKPIKLRPTEYRLLYHLVQNAGYTLSHETILSKVWGFEYQDESQYVRLYITYLRQKIEPDPANPRYILTERGIGYRFVDFKKQQAGGEG